One window of Thermocoleostomius sinensis A174 genomic DNA carries:
- the psaJ gene encoding photosystem I reaction center subunit IX, translating into MQYLTKYLSTAPVLLAVWMFITAGILIEFNRFFPDLLFYP; encoded by the coding sequence ATGCAGTACCTAACCAAGTACCTTTCGACGGCCCCAGTATTATTGGCCGTCTGGATGTTCATCACGGCTGGTATTTTGATTGAATTCAATCGATTTTTCCCAGATCTGTTGTTTTATCCGTAA
- a CDS encoding Photosystem I reaction center subunit III, which yields MRRLFALVLVLFLWLNFAPPASADVAGLTPCGESKAFLQRAANARTSQAKARFEAYANSNVLCGDDGLPHLVVDGRLGHLGEFIIPSLLFLYIAGWIGWVGRAYLIAVRDDKSPEMKEIIIDVPLALRIMLTGFTWPLAALGEFTTGKLTVPDRQIPVSPR from the coding sequence ATGCGAAGATTGTTTGCTCTAGTTCTAGTTCTTTTCCTGTGGCTTAACTTTGCTCCGCCAGCATCTGCGGATGTAGCGGGATTGACTCCCTGTGGAGAATCAAAAGCGTTCCTGCAACGGGCTGCCAATGCTAGAACTTCTCAAGCAAAAGCTCGGTTTGAAGCGTATGCTAACTCCAACGTCCTCTGCGGCGATGATGGCTTACCCCACTTAGTTGTAGACGGTCGGCTGGGACACTTGGGTGAATTCATTATCCCTAGCCTTCTCTTTCTGTATATTGCAGGATGGATTGGTTGGGTTGGACGCGCCTACCTGATTGCAGTACGCGATGATAAATCTCCCGAAATGAAGGAGATCATCATCGATGTGCCGCTGGCCCTGCGAATTATGTTGACGGGCTTTACTTGGCCGTTGGCGGCTCTTGGAGAGTTCACCACGGGCAAGTTAACGGTTCCTGATCGGCAAATTCCTGTTTCTCCTCGGTAG
- the tsaD gene encoding tRNA (adenosine(37)-N6)-threonylcarbamoyltransferase complex transferase subunit TsaD — protein MATVLAIETSCDETSCAIVRDRTVLSNIVSSQIATHQAYGGVVPEMASRQHVETVNWAIEQAIQQSGLTWADIDGIAATCAPGLIGALLVGLTVGKTLAMLYQKPFLGIHHLEGHIYASYLSEPSLEPPFLCLLVSGGHTSLIHVKDCGHYETLGQTRDDAAGEAFDKVARLLDLGYPGGPVIDRLAKAGNSQAFPLPEGQISLPQGGFHRYDSSFSGLKTAVLRLTQSLKPQGALPVADLAASFQDTVARALTKRTIACALDYGIETIAVGGGVAANSGLRQKLQMAAAQYNLRVLFPPLTYCTDNAAMIACAAADHLNRGHVSPLTIGAQSRMPIGDVMQLYAESSCLPS, from the coding sequence ATGGCAACCGTTCTGGCGATCGAAACTAGTTGTGACGAAACCTCGTGTGCAATTGTACGCGACCGCACGGTGCTGAGTAATATCGTGTCATCTCAAATTGCGACGCATCAAGCGTATGGTGGGGTTGTGCCAGAGATGGCCTCGCGGCAACATGTGGAAACCGTGAACTGGGCGATCGAGCAGGCAATTCAGCAATCGGGTCTGACTTGGGCAGATATTGACGGCATCGCGGCTACCTGTGCGCCGGGGTTAATTGGGGCGTTGCTGGTGGGACTAACGGTGGGCAAAACTTTGGCAATGCTCTACCAAAAGCCATTTTTGGGTATTCACCATCTAGAAGGACATATTTACGCTTCTTATTTGAGTGAGCCAAGCTTAGAACCGCCGTTTCTGTGTTTGCTCGTATCAGGTGGGCACACTAGCTTGATCCATGTCAAGGATTGCGGACATTACGAAACCTTGGGCCAAACTCGCGATGATGCAGCGGGTGAGGCATTTGACAAAGTGGCCCGGTTGCTCGATTTGGGCTATCCTGGCGGTCCGGTGATCGATCGCCTAGCCAAAGCTGGAAATTCGCAAGCCTTTCCCCTACCCGAAGGTCAAATCTCGCTGCCCCAGGGCGGGTTTCATCGCTATGACTCTAGCTTTAGTGGATTAAAAACAGCGGTGTTGCGCTTAACCCAAAGCCTCAAACCGCAAGGGGCACTTCCGGTAGCGGATTTAGCCGCCAGTTTTCAAGACACCGTAGCCAGAGCGCTGACCAAACGCACGATCGCCTGCGCCTTGGATTATGGCATCGAGACGATCGCCGTTGGGGGTGGGGTGGCGGCCAACAGTGGCTTGCGACAGAAGTTACAGATGGCAGCGGCTCAGTACAATTTGCGCGTTTTGTTTCCTCCCCTCACCTACTGCACTGATAATGCAGCAATGATTGCCTGTGCGGCGGCGGATCACCTGAATCGGGGACACGTTTCGCCGTTGACAATCGGGGCGCAATCTCGAATGCCGATCGGGGATGTCATGCAACTCTATGCCGAGTCATCCTGTTTGCCATCGTAG
- the malQ gene encoding 4-alpha-glucanotransferase, with product MTFQRASGILLHPTCLPSQFGIGDLGQPAYAFVDFLERSGQKLWQILPLGPTGYEHSPYIMNFSTFAGNPLMISLEQLAEDGLLNSEELTPLPSDADSRYARVDFAQVIPHKYGLLKTAFDRFQQLPSSPDYETFCQEQSWWLDDFVLFMALLEAHDYKPWNQWEPALARREPAALQAHAEALQEQVTFHRFLQFTFFKQWAKLRAYANQKAIQIVGDVSIYVCHNSADVWAAPDMFKLDPDTFDPAFMAGVPPDYFSATGQLWGNPVYDWDKMEQTNFKWWIDRFRATLLYVDIVRIDHFRGFEAYWQVPGGETTAMNGEWIKGPDAKFFEALKAAIGSLPVMAEDLGIITPEVELLRDRFEFPGMRILQFAFGGGADNAYLPHNYVSNCVVYPGTHDNDTAIGWWHTASENEKYHVAQYLGYDSPDQVHSINWEFIRLALASVADLAIIPLQDLLDLDGKARMNDPRYNDGQWRWRFTDASLLSPELSDRLLKLTHLYRR from the coding sequence GTGACTTTTCAACGTGCCAGTGGAATTTTGCTACACCCAACTTGCTTGCCGAGTCAGTTTGGAATTGGGGACTTGGGACAACCGGCCTATGCGTTCGTTGATTTTCTTGAACGCAGCGGACAGAAACTATGGCAGATTTTGCCTTTGGGCCCAACCGGCTACGAACATTCACCCTACATCATGAATTTCAGCACGTTTGCTGGCAATCCTCTGATGATTAGCCTGGAGCAATTGGCGGAGGACGGTTTGTTGAATTCAGAAGAATTGACGCCGCTGCCGTCAGACGCTGATTCGCGCTATGCCCGTGTGGATTTTGCTCAGGTGATTCCTCATAAGTACGGGTTACTGAAGACAGCATTCGATCGCTTTCAACAGTTGCCCTCCAGCCCCGACTATGAAACCTTTTGCCAAGAACAGTCCTGGTGGCTGGATGATTTTGTGCTGTTCATGGCGCTGCTAGAAGCCCATGACTATAAGCCTTGGAACCAGTGGGAACCCGCCCTAGCCCGCCGAGAGCCGGCTGCCCTGCAAGCACACGCTGAAGCCTTGCAGGAGCAAGTGACGTTCCATCGCTTTTTGCAATTTACATTCTTTAAGCAATGGGCCAAGCTCCGAGCCTATGCTAACCAAAAGGCTATCCAAATTGTGGGCGATGTCTCAATCTATGTCTGCCACAACAGTGCTGATGTGTGGGCCGCTCCCGATATGTTCAAGCTTGATCCAGACACGTTTGATCCGGCATTCATGGCTGGTGTACCACCCGATTACTTCAGCGCGACGGGGCAACTGTGGGGCAATCCGGTGTACGACTGGGACAAGATGGAGCAAACCAATTTCAAATGGTGGATCGATCGCTTCCGGGCCACGCTGCTCTATGTCGATATTGTGCGGATTGATCACTTCCGGGGATTTGAAGCCTATTGGCAGGTGCCAGGTGGGGAAACCACTGCCATGAACGGTGAATGGATCAAAGGCCCCGATGCCAAATTCTTTGAGGCGCTGAAAGCGGCGATCGGCAGTTTGCCTGTGATGGCTGAAGATTTGGGTATCATTACACCTGAAGTTGAGTTGTTGCGCGATCGGTTTGAGTTTCCCGGAATGCGGATTCTGCAATTTGCCTTTGGTGGTGGTGCTGACAATGCCTATTTGCCGCATAACTATGTCAGCAATTGTGTGGTCTATCCAGGTACGCACGACAATGACACGGCGATCGGCTGGTGGCATACAGCCAGCGAGAACGAAAAGTATCATGTTGCCCAATATCTCGGCTATGACTCGCCCGATCAGGTGCATTCAATTAATTGGGAATTCATTCGTTTGGCACTGGCGTCAGTGGCAGATTTAGCAATTATTCCTCTCCAAGATCTGCTGGATCTAGACGGCAAGGCCCGCATGAACGACCCGCGCTACAACGATGGCCAGTGGCGGTGGCGCTTCACCGATGCCAGTTTGCTCAGCCCTGAATTGAGCGATCGGCTATTGAAGTTGACACACCTGTACCGTCGTTGA
- the treS gene encoding maltose alpha-D-glucosyltransferase: protein MHKSPLSDDPLWFKDAIIYEVPVKAFADSDGDGIGDFRGLTEKLDYIQDLGVTAIWILPFFPSPLRDDGYDIADYNSVNPIYGNLEDFQMFLDAAHQRGIRVIIELIVNHTSDQHPWFQRARKAPPGSSERDFYVWSDTPEKYRGVRIIFKDFETSNWTWDPVAKAYYWHRFYSHQPDLNFEHPELQKAIFDVVDFWLEMGVDGMRLDAVPYLYEQEGTICENLPQTHLFLKKLRAHIDEKFPNRMLLAEANQWPEDAAEYYGQGDECHMNFHFPLMPRLFMSLQMEDSFPILDILQQTPQIPSNCQWAVFLRNHDELTLEMVSDEDRDYMYKVYAQDPQARINLGIRRRLAPLQGNNRRRIELLNSLLLSMPGTPVLYYGDEIGMGDNIYLGDRNGVRTPMQWSADRNAGFSRTNPQKLFLPVIVDPEYHYETVNVEAQRANPNSLWWWTKRLIAVRSRFKAFGRGTFELLYPENRKVLAFTRTYEGEHILVVANLSRFVQAVELDLSAFKGAVPVEIFGRTEFPAVGEDPYFLSLGPHAFYWFTLQFQTSLVELPKPQMQLPVVLANGHWQDVYTRTESKIALESVLLDYLRTCRWMGSKIRILQTLEIIDAVPMESSQETAPAHAHHMVIVKVSFTEGIPETYVLPLGFAETGDGLTIESHISEHAIAYVQGKNTTGILFDAVVDKAFLTIPLTAIGQKRRYAGNVGEVIATPTDLFDQLCLEGTQPTQSLVASPQAACGVDPHLLRRERTNTLVGYGERFFLKLFHQVDDCINSDLEIGRFLTESSTNLGLPLPDNIAPVAGYLEYRRKGADPVTLGVLQKYIPETRDAWSYVLDNLRDAYVEVLTKQVDIADISLPLNVLKATTEEEIPTLAYEMMGGQIRAAELLGQRAAEMHLALAADTDNPSFAPEEFTSFYQRSIYQYMRNQSGKVLLSLQKQLKHLPEDLQPLAKSVLTHRERLMDRFKLVLEQPITTMRTRCHGNFHLEEVLYTGKDFVIIDFEGEPNRSLSERRMKRSPLRDVAGMLQSFYYASRVALRHEEESGMIRPENLPLMEQWAHFFYSWAAVAFLQQYLRTANGAAFLPKEPQELQVLLDAFLLEKVVYELGYELENRPDYVDIPLQRILELLSIAQTAG, encoded by the coding sequence ATGCACAAATCACCGTTAAGTGATGACCCCCTTTGGTTTAAGGACGCAATTATTTATGAGGTTCCCGTCAAAGCGTTTGCAGATAGCGACGGAGACGGAATTGGTGATTTTCGAGGATTAACCGAAAAGCTCGATTACATTCAAGATCTTGGAGTCACAGCGATCTGGATACTGCCGTTCTTCCCGTCACCGCTGCGGGACGATGGCTATGATATTGCCGATTACAATAGCGTCAATCCAATCTATGGCAACCTAGAGGACTTTCAAATGTTCCTAGATGCCGCCCACCAGCGGGGCATTCGCGTCATCATTGAGCTAATTGTTAATCATACTTCCGATCAACATCCCTGGTTTCAACGGGCCCGCAAAGCACCTCCAGGCAGCAGTGAACGCGATTTTTACGTGTGGAGTGATACGCCAGAGAAATACCGGGGTGTCCGGATTATTTTTAAGGATTTTGAAACCTCCAACTGGACATGGGACCCTGTTGCCAAAGCTTACTATTGGCATCGGTTCTATTCCCATCAGCCCGATCTCAACTTTGAGCACCCAGAACTACAAAAGGCCATTTTTGATGTCGTCGATTTCTGGCTTGAGATGGGTGTAGATGGAATGCGGTTAGATGCAGTGCCCTATCTCTATGAACAAGAAGGCACTATCTGCGAAAACCTGCCCCAAACTCACCTGTTTCTGAAAAAGCTGCGGGCCCACATTGACGAAAAGTTTCCCAATCGCATGTTGTTGGCGGAAGCAAACCAGTGGCCCGAAGATGCCGCAGAATACTATGGGCAGGGCGATGAATGCCACATGAACTTCCACTTCCCGCTGATGCCGCGCCTATTCATGTCGCTGCAAATGGAAGATAGTTTCCCAATTCTGGATATTCTTCAGCAGACGCCGCAGATTCCCAGCAATTGCCAGTGGGCGGTGTTTTTGCGCAACCACGATGAGCTAACACTGGAGATGGTTAGCGATGAAGACCGCGATTACATGTATAAAGTCTATGCCCAAGATCCACAGGCACGCATCAACCTTGGGATTCGCCGTCGCCTAGCGCCATTGCAGGGTAACAATCGCCGCCGCATTGAGTTGTTAAACAGCCTGTTGCTGTCAATGCCGGGAACACCTGTGCTCTACTATGGTGATGAGATTGGCATGGGCGACAACATCTACTTGGGCGATCGCAATGGTGTCCGCACCCCGATGCAGTGGAGTGCCGATCGCAACGCGGGCTTCAGCCGCACCAACCCGCAGAAGCTGTTTTTGCCAGTGATTGTCGATCCAGAATATCACTACGAAACGGTGAATGTGGAAGCCCAACGCGCCAATCCTAACTCGCTATGGTGGTGGACAAAGCGGTTGATTGCTGTCCGCAGTCGCTTTAAAGCCTTTGGTCGGGGGACGTTCGAGCTACTCTATCCAGAAAACCGCAAGGTGCTAGCATTTACTCGCACCTATGAGGGTGAACATATCTTAGTGGTGGCGAACCTATCTCGATTTGTGCAGGCAGTGGAACTCGATCTATCAGCATTTAAAGGGGCTGTGCCAGTAGAAATTTTTGGCCGTACCGAGTTTCCGGCGGTGGGCGAAGATCCCTATTTCCTCAGCTTGGGGCCTCATGCTTTCTATTGGTTCACGCTTCAGTTCCAAACCAGTTTGGTCGAGCTTCCCAAACCACAGATGCAGTTGCCCGTGGTGTTGGCTAATGGTCACTGGCAAGATGTATACACCCGCACCGAATCGAAAATTGCTCTGGAGAGCGTACTGTTAGATTACCTGCGCACCTGTCGCTGGATGGGCAGCAAGATTCGAATTCTGCAAACGCTGGAAATTATTGATGCCGTCCCGATGGAGTCATCTCAGGAAACGGCGCCTGCCCATGCCCATCATATGGTGATTGTGAAAGTTTCCTTCACTGAAGGCATTCCCGAAACCTATGTGCTGCCGTTGGGCTTTGCGGAAACTGGTGATGGATTGACGATCGAGTCCCACATCAGTGAACATGCGATTGCCTATGTGCAAGGCAAAAACACCACGGGAATTTTGTTTGATGCCGTAGTGGATAAAGCGTTTTTGACCATTCCACTGACGGCGATCGGGCAAAAGCGACGCTATGCTGGCAACGTGGGTGAGGTCATTGCCACCCCCACCGATTTGTTTGATCAGCTTTGTCTGGAGGGAACCCAACCAACACAGTCGTTGGTGGCCAGTCCTCAAGCGGCCTGTGGGGTTGATCCTCATCTGCTGCGGCGCGAACGAACCAATACGCTGGTGGGGTATGGCGAGCGCTTTTTCCTGAAGCTGTTCCACCAAGTCGATGATTGCATCAACTCCGATCTGGAAATTGGGCGCTTCTTGACCGAATCTTCTACCAATCTAGGACTGCCGCTGCCAGATAATATTGCACCAGTAGCTGGTTATCTGGAATATCGCCGCAAAGGAGCCGACCCAGTGACGCTGGGAGTATTGCAGAAATACATTCCCGAAACCCGTGATGCTTGGTCGTATGTGCTGGACAATTTGCGCGATGCCTATGTGGAGGTGCTAACAAAGCAGGTAGATATTGCTGATATTTCCCTGCCGCTGAATGTGCTGAAGGCAACCACTGAGGAAGAAATCCCCACGTTAGCCTATGAAATGATGGGCGGGCAAATTCGAGCGGCAGAACTGTTAGGACAGCGGGCGGCCGAAATGCACTTGGCGTTAGCGGCGGATACTGACAATCCTAGCTTTGCTCCCGAGGAATTTACTTCTTTCTATCAGCGATCGATTTATCAATACATGCGCAACCAGTCTGGTAAGGTGCTGCTGTCGCTACAAAAGCAACTGAAGCATTTACCCGAAGATCTGCAACCGCTAGCCAAATCGGTGCTAACCCACCGCGAGAGGTTAATGGATCGGTTCAAACTAGTGCTGGAACAACCCATTACCACAATGCGCACCCGCTGCCACGGCAATTTCCATCTGGAAGAAGTGCTGTATACGGGCAAAGATTTTGTCATTATTGACTTTGAGGGTGAGCCAAATCGATCGCTGAGTGAACGACGCATGAAGCGATCGCCGTTGCGGGATGTGGCCGGCATGTTGCAGTCGTTCTACTATGCTTCTCGTGTCGCGTTGCGTCATGAGGAAGAAAGCGGCATGATTCGCCCGGAGAATTTGCCTTTGATGGAACAGTGGGCCCACTTCTTCTATAGTTGGGCAGCGGTGGCCTTCTTACAGCAGTATCTCCGAACCGCCAACGGTGCTGCCTTCTTGCCCAAAGAGCCACAGGAACTGCAAGTCCTGCTGGATGCTTTCCTGCTAGAAAAGGTGGTCTATGAGTTGGGATACGAATTAGAAAATCGTCCTGACTATGTGGACATTCCGCTTCAGCGTATTCTGGAGTTGCTGTCGATCGCGCAGACGGCAGGTTAA
- a CDS encoding glucose-6-phosphate isomerase, whose protein sequence is MDATALWQRYQDWLYHHEGLGLFLDVSRVRFDDSFVAQMQPKFEQAFQAMAELEAGSIANPDEDRMVGHYWLRDPDLAPTAELKHDITSTLEKIHTFAQKVHRGDIHPPDAPKFTDILSVGIGGSALGPQFVAEALGAIDAPMAIHFIDNTDPAGIDRVLAQLNDRLATTLVIITSKSGGTPETRNGMVEVKHAYERQGLNFAQHAVAVTGIGSRFEKLAQTEGWLDIFPMHDWVGGRTSEMSAVGLLPAALQGIDIDAMLAGAKDMDAATRVPKINGNPAAMLALCWYFIGNGKGEKDMVMLPYKDSLLLFSRYLQQLVMESLGKEKDLDGNTVYQGIAVYGNKGSTDQHAYVQQLREGVPNFFVTFIEVLHDRNGESVEVEPGATSGDFLSGLLQGTRQALYDNQRDSITVTIPSVTPRTVGALIALYERAVGFYASLVNINAYHQPGVEAGKKAAAGVLDLQRQLVTTLDKAGQPLSLTELAERMGATDKLETLYLVVRHLHANQRGVSVSGDFSRPASLTIAPR, encoded by the coding sequence ATGGACGCGACAGCACTATGGCAACGCTACCAGGATTGGCTCTATCACCACGAAGGATTAGGACTGTTTCTTGATGTCAGTCGTGTTCGGTTCGACGATAGTTTTGTGGCGCAGATGCAGCCAAAGTTTGAGCAGGCGTTTCAAGCCATGGCCGAGCTAGAAGCTGGATCGATCGCCAACCCAGATGAAGACCGCATGGTAGGACACTACTGGTTGCGTGACCCCGATCTGGCTCCTACAGCGGAACTAAAGCACGATATTACCTCGACCTTAGAAAAGATTCATACGTTTGCCCAAAAGGTGCACCGTGGCGACATTCACCCACCAGATGCACCCAAGTTTACCGATATTCTGTCTGTTGGTATTGGTGGGTCAGCGTTGGGACCACAATTTGTCGCCGAAGCCCTGGGGGCAATTGATGCACCAATGGCTATTCACTTTATTGACAACACCGATCCAGCAGGAATCGATCGAGTTTTGGCGCAATTGAACGATCGCTTAGCCACCACGCTCGTAATCATCACCTCAAAATCTGGTGGCACGCCCGAAACCCGCAATGGCATGGTGGAAGTAAAACATGCCTATGAACGGCAAGGTCTCAACTTTGCGCAACACGCCGTTGCAGTCACTGGCATTGGCAGTCGCTTTGAAAAACTGGCACAAACCGAAGGTTGGCTGGATATTTTTCCCATGCACGATTGGGTAGGAGGGCGCACTTCAGAAATGTCAGCCGTGGGGCTATTGCCAGCGGCCCTGCAAGGGATTGATATCGACGCCATGCTGGCAGGGGCCAAAGACATGGATGCGGCGACGCGCGTGCCCAAAATTAACGGCAATCCGGCGGCCATGCTGGCGCTGTGTTGGTATTTTATCGGTAACGGCAAGGGCGAAAAAGACATGGTAATGCTGCCCTACAAAGACAGCTTGTTGCTGTTTTCGCGCTATCTGCAACAGTTAGTGATGGAGTCGCTGGGTAAGGAAAAAGACCTCGATGGCAACACCGTCTATCAGGGCATTGCCGTCTATGGCAACAAAGGCTCGACGGATCAACATGCCTATGTGCAACAACTGCGAGAGGGCGTGCCCAATTTCTTTGTCACCTTTATTGAGGTGCTGCACGATCGCAACGGCGAATCGGTTGAAGTGGAACCAGGCGCAACAAGCGGCGATTTTTTATCTGGGCTATTGCAGGGCACTCGCCAAGCTCTATATGACAACCAGCGGGATTCGATCACTGTCACCATTCCCAGTGTCACCCCCCGAACGGTAGGCGCGTTGATTGCGCTTTATGAGCGAGCCGTTGGATTCTATGCCTCGTTGGTCAACATCAATGCCTATCACCAACCGGGGGTAGAAGCCGGCAAAAAAGCAGCGGCGGGGGTATTAGACCTACAACGGCAACTGGTGACAACCCTCGATAAAGCTGGACAACCCCTGTCTTTGACGGAGTTGGCAGAACGTATGGGAGCCACCGACAAGTTGGAAACGCTGTACCTAGTTGTGCGACATCTACATGCCAATCAGCGCGGAGTATCGGTATCAGGCGATTTTAGCCGGCCAGCTAGTTTGACGATCGCCCCCCGCTAG
- the clpB gene encoding ATP-dependent chaperone ClpB translates to MQPTDESKFTEKAWDAIVKSQDVARRFRHQNLEVEHLAIALLEQEGLTTTLLGKAGVDPTWFRQELDRFAQRQPRVTYDNKLYLGQGLDILLDKAEVARKTMQDDYISNEHILLALAEDDRIGRRLFRDVDHRQLEAAIKSARGSQKVKDRNPETGYEALEKYGRDLTELARAGRLDPVIGRDEEIRRVVQVLSRRTKNNPVLIGEPGVGKTAIAEALAQRIINGDVPESLKNRRLISLDMGSLIAGAKYRGEFENRLRAVLREVTNSEGQIVLFIDELHTVVGAGTAQGTMDAGNLLKPMLARGELRCIGATTLDEYRKHIEKDAALERRFQQVVVGQPTVEDTISILRGLKERYEVHHGVKIADSALVAAATLSDRYISDRFLPDKAIDLVDEAAAKLKMEITSKPVELETIERRLIQLEMEKLSLEGEGQSSVLIGVYRTARDRLDKIEQEIDALKQQQNRLTSQWESEKDLIAAINVLKEEEEQLRRQIEKAERDYDLNTAAQLKYGRLETVHRELEAKEATLIEVQNRGASLLREQVTEADIAEIVAKWTGIPVNRLMESERQKLLQLESYLHQRVIGQQEAVEAVAAAIRRARAGMKDLGRPIGSFMFLGPTGVGKTELARALAECLFDTDDALVRLDMSEYMEKNSVARLVGAPPGYVGYEEGGQLSEAIRRHPYSVLLLDEVEKAHPDVFNILLQLLDDGRITDSQGRVADCRNTIVVMTSNIGSEYILDVSGDDTKYDEMQRRVMNALRGHFRPEFLNRVDDIILFHALSLKELRQIVGLQLQRVRRLLSDQKIGLELSVAAQNYVADVGYDPVYGARPLKRAIQKEIENPIATKILENTFIEGDTIVVDVADHKLSFTKKQPTVNSQTAPTRQSVTTEG, encoded by the coding sequence ATGCAGCCCACTGACGAAAGTAAATTTACGGAGAAAGCTTGGGACGCGATCGTGAAGTCCCAGGATGTCGCTCGGCGATTTCGCCACCAAAACTTAGAGGTCGAACATTTGGCAATCGCCCTGTTAGAACAAGAGGGGCTAACAACCACGCTGCTGGGAAAGGCAGGTGTCGATCCAACGTGGTTTCGGCAAGAACTTGATCGATTTGCCCAGCGACAGCCCCGTGTGACTTACGACAACAAGCTGTACTTGGGGCAGGGGTTAGATATTCTGCTAGACAAGGCAGAAGTGGCTCGCAAAACCATGCAGGATGACTATATTTCCAATGAACACATTCTGCTGGCGCTAGCTGAGGACGATCGCATTGGTCGCCGGTTGTTTCGAGATGTTGATCATCGGCAACTGGAAGCGGCAATTAAATCGGCCCGTGGTTCGCAAAAGGTGAAAGATCGTAACCCAGAGACTGGCTATGAAGCGCTGGAAAAATACGGACGTGATCTAACAGAATTGGCCCGGGCAGGCAGACTTGATCCGGTGATTGGACGAGATGAAGAAATTCGCCGGGTGGTACAGGTGCTTTCGCGTCGTACTAAAAATAATCCTGTTTTAATTGGTGAACCAGGGGTAGGCAAAACGGCGATCGCCGAAGCTTTGGCCCAGCGCATTATTAACGGCGATGTACCAGAATCGCTGAAAAATCGGCGCTTAATTAGCCTGGATATGGGATCGCTGATTGCCGGAGCCAAATATCGCGGGGAGTTTGAAAACCGCCTGCGGGCCGTGCTGCGGGAAGTCACCAATTCCGAAGGGCAAATTGTACTGTTTATTGACGAACTGCACACGGTAGTAGGAGCCGGAACCGCCCAAGGCACAATGGACGCGGGCAATTTGCTCAAGCCCATGCTGGCGCGGGGTGAACTGCGCTGTATTGGTGCTACTACCCTGGACGAATACCGCAAGCACATCGAGAAAGACGCTGCGCTTGAACGCCGGTTTCAGCAGGTAGTCGTAGGACAGCCGACCGTAGAAGACACCATTTCCATCTTGCGCGGGTTGAAGGAACGCTACGAAGTGCATCATGGCGTTAAAATTGCCGATTCGGCCTTGGTAGCAGCGGCCACCCTATCCGATCGCTATATTTCCGATCGCTTCTTGCCGGACAAAGCCATTGACCTGGTAGACGAAGCCGCAGCTAAGCTGAAAATGGAAATCACCTCTAAACCAGTCGAACTCGAGACGATCGAACGCCGACTCATTCAATTGGAAATGGAAAAACTCTCCCTGGAAGGCGAGGGACAATCCTCGGTGTTGATTGGCGTCTATCGTACCGCCCGCGATCGACTCGACAAAATTGAGCAAGAAATTGATGCGTTGAAGCAGCAGCAAAACCGTCTTACTTCTCAGTGGGAATCCGAGAAAGACTTGATTGCGGCAATTAATGTCTTGAAAGAAGAAGAAGAGCAACTGCGGCGACAAATTGAAAAAGCAGAACGCGATTACGACTTGAACACAGCGGCGCAACTGAAGTATGGGCGGCTGGAAACGGTGCATCGCGAACTGGAAGCCAAGGAAGCCACCTTGATCGAAGTGCAAAACCGGGGAGCCAGCCTATTGCGCGAACAGGTGACAGAAGCCGACATTGCCGAAATTGTCGCCAAGTGGACGGGCATTCCGGTCAATCGACTGATGGAGTCGGAGCGGCAAAAGCTGCTGCAACTGGAAAGCTATTTACACCAGCGGGTGATTGGGCAACAAGAAGCCGTAGAAGCGGTAGCAGCGGCAATTCGACGGGCACGGGCCGGCATGAAAGACCTGGGACGACCGATCGGTTCGTTCATGTTCCTGGGTCCGACGGGCGTTGGCAAAACTGAACTGGCGCGCGCACTGGCGGAATGCCTGTTTGACACCGATGATGCCTTGGTGCGGTTAGACATGTCGGAATATATGGAGAAAAACTCCGTAGCGCGGTTGGTGGGTGCCCCGCCGGGTTATGTCGGCTATGAAGAAGGTGGACAGCTATCGGAAGCAATTCGTCGGCATCCCTATTCGGTGTTGCTGCTGGACGAGGTGGAAAAAGCCCATCCTGATGTGTTTAACATCTTGCTGCAACTGCTGGATGATGGTCGCATTACTGATTCACAAGGTCGAGTGGCTGATTGTCGCAACACGATCGTGGTGATGACCAGCAATATTGGCAGTGAATACATTTTAGATGTGTCGGGGGATGATACAAAATACGACGAGATGCAGCGGCGGGTGATGAATGCCCTTCGCGGTCATTTTCGCCCAGAATTCCTCAATCGCGTTGATGATATTATTCTGTTCCACGCCCTTAGCCTTAAAGAACTGCGGCAAATTGTTGGGTTACAACTTCAGCGAGTGCGGCGATTGTTGTCCGATCAAAAGATTGGGCTGGAACTGAGCGTGGCGGCCCAAAATTATGTGGCTGATGTTGGCTATGATCCGGTGTATGGGGCCCGCCCGTTGAAACGAGCCATTCAAAAGGAAATTGAAAACCCGATCGCCACAAAAATTTTGGAGAATACCTTTATCGAAGGCGATACGATCGTTGTAGACGTTGCCGATCACAAGCTGTCGTTTACCAAGAAGCAGCCGACTGTCAATAGCCAAACCGCCCCAACTCGCCAAAGTGTAACAACGGAAGGGTAG